In Apium graveolens cultivar Ventura unplaced genomic scaffold, ASM990537v1 ctg5997, whole genome shotgun sequence, a genomic segment contains:
- the LOC141702960 gene encoding uncharacterized protein LOC141702960, which yields MTPILAYIHKRTLPEDKFKARRLRYQTARYVVYDEVLYKRGFNQPLLRYVDEEEGNYILREVHEGICGNHSGGCSLVMKVLRQGYYWSTMKEGAVNFVRACDRCQRFANYSSMPVTLLTPMVSPWPFAMFGIPYKLVSDNGKQFDSKELRQHHTLKAKLEERKGNWPEELPKVMWSYNTTLRSTTGETPFMLTYGYEAIVPVEVGSGSLRRDRYKEEDAEVSQRLHLDLLEETKENSQLRLAAYQQRATRYYNKKVKGQLLRVGDLVLRKVMPNTKNPQHGVFGANWKGPYKIKAWKGTYHLEDMEGKLVPRAWNAEHLQKYYQ from the exons atgacgcccattctTGCATACATTCACAAGAGAACACTCCCCGAGGATAAGTTCAAGGCTCGTCGACTCCGCTACCAGACTGCAAGGTATGTGGTGTACGATGAAGTTTTGTATAAGAGAGGCTTCAATCAACCGCTGCTTAGATATGTTGAcgaagaagaaggaaattacatcctGAGGGAGGTGCACGAAGGAATTTGTGGTAATCACTCAGGGGGTTGCTCGTTGGTGATGAAAGTTTTGCGTCAAGGGTATTATTGGTCTACAATGAAAGAGGGTGCTGTGAACTTCGTCAGAGCATGCGATCGCTGCCAACGCTTTGCAAACTACTCATCTATGCCAGTGACGCTCTTGACACCTATGGTAAGCCCGTGGCCGttcgccat gtttggaatcccttacaagcttGTATCTGACAACGGAAAGCAATTTGACAGCAAGGAGTTGCGGCAACAT cataccctcaaaGCCAAGTTGGAAGAGCGCaaagggaattggcctgaagaactcccgaaAGTGATGTGGTCCTACAACACTACTCTGCGGTCTACTACAGGAGAAACTCCATTTATGCTAACTTACGGCTATGAAGCTATAGTCCCTGTGGAAGTTGGTTCAGGGTCGCTTCGTAGGGATCGTTACAAGGAGGAAGACGCAGAGGTTAGTCAGAGGCTTCATTTGGATCTTTTGGAGGAAACAAAGGAAAATTCTCAGCTGAGGCTTGCGGCATATCAACAGCGTGCTACAAGGTACtataacaagaaggtaaagggacaGCTGCTGAGGGTGGGGGATTTGGTGCTCAGGAAGGTGATGCCAAATACGAAGAATCCCCAGCATGGtgtgtttggagctaattggaAAGGACCATACAAGATAAAAGCATGGAAAGGGACTTATCACCTTGAGGATATGGAAGGGAAGCTGGTTCCGCGAGCTTGGAACGCGGAACATCTCCAGAAGTATTATCAGTAA
- the LOC141702961 gene encoding uncharacterized protein LOC141702961 encodes MEKLVYALILASRKLRPYFQAHRVEIRTAYPLRQVLPKPESSGRMLKWTVELGQFDLEYMPRTAIKGQALADFLLEFDSAVNDRALVMLHPPHVEEPLEEFPHPWWILHVDGAVNNGGAGAGLVLVSPKGHHLKSAIHFKFYATNNDAEYEALINGLKIALEMGVRNLIVRSDSELVVNQVNGGFQARGPRTELYLRCTQCLIGMFKEFRLECVPWEKNGNADALAKMGSQQEVVLLGSIPLEIREIPSIP; translated from the coding sequence ATGGAAAAGCTGGTTTATGCCCTGATCCTTGCATCAAGAAAATTACGGCCATATTTCCAGGCCCATAGAGTTGAAATCCGTACGGCATACCCGCTACGGCAAGTCCTTCCCAAACCAGAGTCATCGGGGAGAATGCTGAAATGGActgtggagttgggacagtttgatttggaataCATGCCCCGGACAGCGATTAAAGGACAAGCCTTAGCTGATTTCTTATTGGAATTTGACTCTGCAGTTAATGATAGAGCTTTAGTGATGTTGCATCCCCCTCATGTTGAGGAGCCTTTGGAGGAATTTCCACATCCatggtggatcttgcatgtggatggggcagttaacaatggaggagcaggtgCGGGTTTAGTACTCGTGTCCCCAAAAGGCCATCATCTGAAGAGTGCAATTCATTTCAAATTTTATGCAACGAATAATGATGCAGAGTATGAAGCATTGATTAATGGCCTAAAGATCGCTTTGGAAATGGGAGTGCGAAACCTAATTGTGAGGAGTGACTCGGAGCTGGTGGTGAATCAGGTGAATGGGGGATTTCAAGCGCGAGGCCCGCGAACGGAATTGTATTTGAGATGCACGCAGTGCCTAATTGGAATGTTCAAAGAATTTAGGTTGGAATGTGTGCCGTGGGAAAAGAACGGCAACGCGGATGCTCTAGCAAAAATGGGGTCACAACAGGAGGTTGTGTTGTTAGGATCCATACCTCTTGAAATCCGGGAGATTCCTAGTATCCCGTAG